One window of Candidatus Schekmanbacteria bacterium genomic DNA carries:
- the fliS gene encoding flagellar export chaperone FliS, translated as MTKNASGSQYRVTQISTSNRIKTISLLYEGAINFLNQSKIKMQEHDYKSKGIYLSKASRIVSELSNALDPTVNKELTRELERLYEFINFKILEANMKNNPAFIDESIKILKTIKEGWDKLSEIEENKRKFSDSLDSVNQKGILSLTI; from the coding sequence ATGACAAAAAATGCTTCAGGAAGTCAGTATCGAGTAACTCAGATTTCTACATCCAATAGAATTAAAACGATCTCGCTTTTATATGAAGGTGCAATAAACTTTCTTAATCAGTCAAAAATAAAAATGCAGGAACACGATTACAAATCAAAAGGAATTTATCTCTCTAAGGCATCGAGGATTGTATCAGAATTGAGCAATGCTTTAGACCCTACCGTTAATAAAGAGCTAACAAGAGAGTTGGAGCGGCTTTACGAATTTATAAATTTCAAGATACTTGAAGCCAATATGAAAAATAACCCTGCCTTTATTGATGAGTCTATCAAAATACTGAAAACAATAAAGGAAGGATGGGATAAACTCTCAGAAATAGAGGAAAATAAAAGAAAATTTAGTGATTCATTAGATAGTGTAAACCAAAAAGGC